The sequence TTGAGCTACGTATTCGCCTATTCGGCCTACGCGCTCAAGTGTCTTTTCTGTCCAACGGTGCCCAACAACGAGGGGAACTTCCGTCCCGTTACCGTAACGGCGCCCGATGGCAGTATTCTCAATCCGCGCTATCCCGCACCCGTAAACGGTCGCTCCATGGTTGGCCAGTTCATTCCCTCGGCTATTTTCGGCGCGCTCTGCAAGGCCGTGCCCGAGTTGGTACAGGCCGCTAGCGGAAGCCCCGTCTGGGCCATTAACGCTGCTGGCGTAGACAAACAGATGCGCAGCTTTGCCGGTAACTTCTTCCTGAACGGCGGGCAGGGCGCCTCTAAAAGCCATGACGGCATCAGTTGCCTGAGCTTTCCTTCGAACACCTCGAACACACCGATTGAGATTCTTGAGCACATGGTTCCTCTTCTGGTGGAGAGAAAAGCCATCATCAGGGACAGCGGCGGATCCGGGGAATTCGTTGGCGGCAACGGCCAGCAGGTTATCGTCAAATCGCTTTCGGACGTTCAAATACTCTTGAGTTTTTTGAGTGAGCGGACACGCCATCCAGCCTATGGTCTATTTGGTGGTAAAAATGGTCGCGTCGGCAAGGTGACGCTGAACGGTCGGCCTATCAATCCCAAGCGCCAGTGGGTGATGAGTCCAGGTGACCGTCTCGTCCTCGAGGTTCCAAGTGGTGGCGGCTACGGAGATCCGAAGGATAGAAAGCGCGATGCTATCGAGCGCGATCTTCGCGAGGGCCTTCTCTCTCTTCAGAAAGCGCGCACAGAATACGCCTTCGACGGGGACTACTCCGGCTCTGAAAACGCCTGATCCCCATGGCCGCATCCTCTTCAAGATGGGTCGCCGTTACGGCGACTGACGATTT is a genomic window of Nitrospinaceae bacterium containing:
- a CDS encoding hydantoinase B/oxoprolinase family protein, giving the protein TKGYAISQAGSAMPSFVGSLPITVRQLLKTFPAESFEPDDLILTNDPWLGTGHLQDLTTLAPLFYKKNLVGFVGITSHATDMGGKLRSPEVRDIYEEGLQLPPCKYMAAGQVNPDILRIIRANVRVPEQVEGDLISHMAGGKLAAQRVNDLLEEYKLRDLDSIATTIFQRSENAMREAIKKVPDGEYRFHVSTDGYDEPLIIRVEVRVRGSSIVVDYTGSSPQVDRGLNAVLSYVFAYSAYALKCLFCPTVPNNEGNFRPVTVTAPDGSILNPRYPAPVNGRSMVGQFIPSAIFGALCKAVPELVQAASGSPVWAINAAGVDKQMRSFAGNFFLNGGQGASKSHDGISCLSFPSNTSNTPIEILEHMVPLLVERKAIIRDSGGSGEFVGGNGQQVIVKSLSDVQILLSFLSERTRHPAYGLFGGKNGRVGKVTLNGRPINPKRQWVMSPGDRLVLEVPSGGGYGDPKDRKRDAIERDLREGLLSLQKARTEYAFDGDYSGSENA